One part of the Bdellovibrio bacteriovorus genome encodes these proteins:
- a CDS encoding O-antigen polymerase produces the protein MLAIGLLILFLFGASRGRVTSPEVILVSPWLAGTTVLTAAGMLPFVPTLQYLLLFSFIMFEYFFLSFICQGLTLQRPPTLKNVAIFSKEIAPMLVVLFTIPAVFYLAKVFINVQESGVGFGQYILKVRALAHAGHGIDVKHPYIYRIINFGLAGTFLLYYERTRNLVTRSMFLFYMALFSLVLLASLMEGNRSNIIFYAICFFIAYLTSSKVHYLKISLAVTAFIVLFSISNPIFRLNMSLSWEAFVIGLKYFGVYAFGTILSFPHYWSYDISQYWGAFDIIVSKFLGPNAHLLGAKEFFIIDYVKIFENLDTNVYSGYAVLDNYLGAGALLYLFIKAMFFGVFYRLKDLHSFFGASYIILLSGLALTIYHDFFITSLYLIFNLGLFWILSAVCKKAALAFHCFYNWLARI, from the coding sequence ATGTTGGCAATAGGGCTTTTGATTCTTTTTCTTTTTGGTGCTTCACGCGGTCGGGTTACTTCTCCGGAAGTTATTCTAGTAAGCCCTTGGCTTGCGGGCACAACCGTCCTTACTGCCGCGGGAATGCTACCTTTCGTCCCGACACTGCAATACCTTCTTCTCTTTTCATTTATAATGTTTGAATACTTCTTTTTGTCGTTCATATGTCAAGGCCTTACCCTGCAACGGCCTCCAACTTTAAAAAATGTAGCCATATTCTCTAAAGAAATAGCTCCAATGCTTGTTGTCTTATTCACAATTCCAGCTGTCTTTTACTTGGCAAAAGTTTTCATCAATGTGCAAGAAAGCGGAGTAGGTTTTGGGCAATATATTCTAAAGGTGCGTGCTTTAGCCCACGCCGGCCATGGAATTGATGTTAAACACCCCTATATCTATCGAATCATAAACTTCGGATTAGCCGGGACTTTTTTACTTTATTATGAACGAACGCGAAATTTAGTTACGCGATCCATGTTCCTTTTCTACATGGCATTGTTTTCGTTGGTACTTTTAGCTAGTCTCATGGAAGGCAATCGATCGAACATCATTTTTTATGCTATCTGCTTCTTTATTGCATACCTTACTTCATCCAAAGTTCACTACTTAAAAATTTCCTTGGCAGTCACCGCATTTATCGTCCTGTTTTCGATTTCAAATCCTATTTTCCGCCTAAATATGTCATTGAGCTGGGAAGCATTTGTCATTGGACTAAAATATTTCGGTGTGTACGCGTTTGGTACAATTCTATCATTTCCGCACTACTGGTCCTACGACATCAGCCAATACTGGGGTGCCTTCGATATTATCGTTAGTAAATTTCTAGGACCTAATGCACATTTACTTGGAGCAAAGGAATTCTTCATTATCGACTACGTAAAAATATTCGAAAATCTAGATACTAATGTCTACTCAGGTTATGCCGTATTAGACAATTACCTTGGGGCAGGAGCCCTTCTCTACCTCTTTATAAAAGCCATGTTTTTTGGTGTATTTTATAGACTAAAGGATCTTCATAGCTTCTTTGGGGCAAGCTACATCATTCTATTATCAGGGTTAGCCCTGACAATTTACCACGACTTTTTTATTACTTCTCTCTATTTGATCTTTAACTTAGGTTTGTTCTGGATACTGAGTGCAGTTTGCAAAAAAGCTGCGCTTGCATTCCACTGCTTTTATAATTGGCTCGCTCGAATTTGA